The following are encoded in a window of Bdellovibrio svalbardensis genomic DNA:
- a CDS encoding ATP-dependent helicase, translating into MDILDFVTKNMNPPQKDAIETLNGPLLILAGAGSGKTRVLTHRMANIIGQGAAAPDGILCVTFTNKAAKEMEHRIYKILGDMGIMVREQLWVNTFHSFCVRVLRSHITLLDYKQFFTIYDSSDQLSQIKKVMTALGINDKMYPAKNFQARISNAKMLGLTPEGLERSSKRLMDQKTVEVYRAYEVEMKRANSLDFDDLLMKTYDLFRMYPDVLKMYQEKFQYIMVDEYQDTNHIQYLIVQLLAKAHRNLCVVGDEDQSIYSWRGADIKNILDFEKDFPEAKVVKLEENYRSSANIVNAATAVIKNNSQRKDKTLFTSNPEGDLINVREERNEYDEAKFVAKTIQTMMNEGEGSYNDYAVFYRTNAQSRVLEEQLRTLAIPYRLVGGVRFYERMEIKDILSFMKLAINPADDIALKRIINVPARGIGKTTIDKIEEFSAQKNMTMYEGARNAVEQKIFNAGTTGKIRRFLDLMDELQSSATSFKLTDFYHIVLDRTEYLAALKKDESPEAQARIENLEELDNAIAQFAKERGEEASLISFLEEMALVSDVDSLDQEQNSVTLMTLHISKGLEYPYVFVVGVEENLFPSGRATESENPEDVEEERRLAYVGMTRARQKLWLTYTKMRRVWGQEQFNPPSRFIKEIPPSFISFKSAAEAPRFVNRYGDSSGDLYESKWGSTNSDRNKARNTGGDDFDTQDFPDYDGDGGGMNYSKGMRVRHPTFGVGTVYATEGAGDNLKVSVMFTDNTVKKFVVKYARLERV; encoded by the coding sequence ATGGATATACTTGATTTTGTTACAAAAAACATGAACCCACCCCAGAAAGATGCCATTGAGACCCTGAACGGACCTCTTTTGATTTTGGCCGGCGCTGGTTCTGGCAAAACCCGGGTTTTGACCCATCGTATGGCCAATATCATCGGCCAAGGTGCCGCCGCCCCCGATGGCATCCTTTGCGTGACCTTTACCAATAAAGCCGCCAAAGAGATGGAGCACCGAATTTACAAAATTCTGGGCGACATGGGCATCATGGTCCGCGAGCAGCTTTGGGTGAACACCTTCCACAGCTTCTGTGTGCGTGTGCTTCGCAGCCACATCACTCTTTTGGATTATAAGCAATTCTTCACGATTTACGATTCTTCCGATCAACTCAGTCAGATCAAAAAAGTTATGACCGCTTTGGGCATTAACGACAAAATGTATCCGGCAAAGAACTTCCAAGCGCGTATCAGCAACGCCAAAATGTTAGGCCTGACTCCAGAAGGCTTGGAGAGAAGTTCGAAACGTTTGATGGATCAAAAAACCGTTGAAGTTTACAGAGCCTATGAAGTCGAAATGAAACGAGCGAACAGCTTGGATTTCGATGACCTGCTAATGAAAACTTATGATCTCTTCCGCATGTATCCTGACGTTTTAAAAATGTATCAGGAAAAATTCCAGTACATCATGGTGGATGAGTATCAAGATACCAATCACATTCAATATCTGATCGTGCAACTTTTGGCGAAAGCGCACCGCAACTTGTGCGTCGTCGGTGACGAGGATCAGTCGATCTATAGCTGGCGTGGTGCGGACATCAAAAACATTCTGGATTTCGAAAAAGACTTTCCAGAAGCCAAAGTTGTGAAGCTGGAAGAAAACTATCGCTCTTCTGCAAACATCGTGAATGCCGCAACTGCCGTAATCAAAAACAACTCGCAACGAAAAGATAAAACTCTTTTCACGTCAAATCCTGAAGGCGACTTGATCAACGTGCGTGAAGAACGCAATGAATACGATGAAGCGAAGTTTGTCGCGAAGACTATTCAGACCATGATGAATGAGGGCGAAGGCTCTTATAATGACTATGCGGTTTTCTATCGCACCAATGCGCAATCGCGAGTCCTTGAAGAACAACTTCGCACGTTGGCGATTCCTTATCGTCTCGTTGGCGGCGTGCGCTTCTATGAACGCATGGAGATCAAAGACATCTTGAGCTTCATGAAGCTCGCGATCAATCCGGCAGACGATATTGCTTTAAAGCGTATTATTAATGTTCCGGCACGTGGTATCGGCAAAACGACGATTGATAAGATCGAAGAATTTTCGGCTCAAAAGAATATGACCATGTACGAAGGCGCGCGAAACGCTGTCGAGCAGAAAATCTTCAACGCCGGCACCACTGGCAAAATCCGTCGTTTCCTTGATCTGATGGATGAATTGCAATCGAGCGCCACCAGTTTCAAACTGACTGACTTCTATCATATTGTTTTGGATCGCACTGAATACCTGGCGGCTCTGAAAAAAGATGAGTCTCCGGAAGCTCAAGCTCGTATTGAGAACTTAGAGGAACTCGACAACGCTATCGCGCAGTTTGCCAAAGAGCGCGGCGAAGAAGCCTCACTCATTTCTTTCCTTGAAGAGATGGCTTTGGTCAGCGACGTTGATTCTTTGGATCAAGAACAGAACTCTGTAACCTTGATGACTTTGCATATTTCAAAAGGTTTGGAATATCCCTATGTCTTTGTCGTCGGTGTTGAAGAAAATCTTTTCCCGAGCGGCCGAGCGACTGAAAGCGAAAACCCTGAAGATGTGGAAGAAGAACGTCGTCTTGCCTATGTCGGCATGACACGTGCCCGTCAAAAGCTGTGGCTGACTTATACAAAAATGCGCCGTGTTTGGGGGCAAGAACAATTCAATCCTCCATCAAGATTCATTAAAGAAATTCCACCAAGCTTTATTTCCTTTAAATCTGCGGCGGAAGCTCCTCGCTTCGTAAACCGCTATGGGGATAGTTCTGGGGATCTTTACGAATCCAAATGGGGCAGCACAAATTCAGATCGCAATAAGGCCCGCAATACTGGCGGCGACGACTTCGACACCCAGGATTTCCCTGATTACGATGGCGATGGCGGCGGCATGAACTACTCCAAAGGCATGCGCGTGCGTCATCCTACCTTTGGCGTCGGCACTGTCTATGCCACTGAAGGGGCTGGAGACAATTTGAAGGTCAGCGTCATGTTCACGGACAATACAGTTAAGAAATTTGTCGTCAAATACGCTCGCCTAGAACGTGTTTAA
- a CDS encoding CDP-alcohol phosphatidyltransferase family protein — MESSSAKVLEGRRELKTRNKAWAHKLAQLLASSNISPNQISALSIFCALGGLAAFAAAHTTGHHLFLVLAVLGIQTRLLCNLMDGMVAIEFKKKSPVGDLYNEVPDRIADAFLILGAGLYCQSHDLAMTLTWVNIFLATMTAYIRALGASLGNGHKYLGPMAKQHRMALLTAAAVIELVFNIEAIYVALWIMLVGLIVTVVRRLANLSQRLKQVSEEK, encoded by the coding sequence ATGGAATCATCTAGCGCCAAGGTTTTAGAGGGAAGACGCGAGTTAAAAACTCGTAACAAGGCTTGGGCCCACAAGTTGGCGCAACTGCTTGCCTCCTCCAATATTTCTCCCAATCAAATTTCAGCACTGAGCATCTTCTGTGCTCTCGGTGGCCTCGCCGCCTTTGCCGCCGCCCATACAACGGGTCATCATCTTTTTCTGGTTCTTGCCGTCCTGGGCATTCAAACCCGCCTTCTTTGCAACTTAATGGACGGAATGGTTGCGATTGAGTTCAAAAAGAAGTCCCCCGTCGGTGATCTGTATAATGAAGTTCCTGATCGAATTGCCGACGCATTTCTTATTTTGGGCGCAGGACTGTATTGCCAAAGTCATGACCTCGCTATGACTTTAACTTGGGTCAATATCTTCCTTGCGACGATGACCGCTTACATTCGAGCTTTGGGTGCCTCATTGGGGAATGGTCATAAATATCTCGGCCCTATGGCAAAACAACATCGCATGGCTTTACTAACGGCCGCGGCTGTCATCGAGCTCGTCTTTAATATCGAAGCCATCTATGTGGCTCTGTGGATTATGCTGGTGGGTTTGATTGTGACTGTTGTGCGCCGCCTGGCAAATCTCTCACAAAGACTTAAGCAGGTTTCGGAGGAAAAATGA
- a CDS encoding SPOR domain-containing protein, which yields MAAKTDVVVKLVLVFFISLLSFSIGTFVGKKYSDNQHQLSQLEPQKAEKADREVASVEEGTEGEKKSSGTMTDAEIAKLAEEFVADETTPSTETAKTEEGGHKVEASHNEAAVAEHKEEKADAHKPAPATPHGKDKATPVTKHAEPSPAAKEIAAGKVPTATEHTTAATTKEARVPSSLPKDVAAYTVGKFTVQVASYADEAEAQKFASDLKDKGYSAFYVPANIKGKTWFRVSVGQFATPKEAASYRAELLGKAKVNSAIVQKITE from the coding sequence ATGGCTGCAAAGACAGATGTTGTCGTAAAACTAGTACTAGTTTTCTTTATTTCATTGCTCTCGTTCTCTATCGGAACTTTCGTGGGCAAGAAATACAGTGACAACCAACATCAATTGTCTCAGCTCGAGCCTCAAAAAGCTGAAAAAGCGGACCGCGAAGTGGCTTCTGTAGAAGAAGGCACTGAAGGCGAAAAGAAATCTTCTGGCACTATGACAGATGCAGAGATCGCGAAACTTGCTGAAGAATTCGTGGCTGACGAAACGACTCCTTCTACTGAAACGGCTAAAACTGAAGAAGGCGGACATAAAGTTGAAGCTTCCCACAATGAAGCGGCAGTTGCTGAACACAAAGAAGAAAAAGCAGACGCTCACAAGCCGGCACCGGCAACTCCGCATGGTAAAGACAAAGCAACTCCAGTGACAAAACATGCTGAGCCTTCTCCGGCAGCGAAAGAAATCGCAGCTGGTAAAGTTCCAACTGCAACTGAACACACGACTGCAGCTACGACTAAAGAAGCACGCGTTCCCTCTTCACTTCCTAAGGACGTAGCAGCGTACACTGTTGGAAAGTTCACAGTTCAAGTGGCTTCTTATGCTGATGAAGCTGAAGCTCAAAAATTTGCTTCTGACTTGAAAGACAAAGGCTACAGCGCTTTCTACGTACCAGCGAACATCAAAGGAAAAACTTGGTTCCGCGTAAGTGTAGGACAGTTTGCCACTCCTAAAGAGGCGGCTTCATACAGAGCCGAACTTTTGGGTAAAGCAAAAGTAAACTCAGCGATCGTACAAAAAATCACTGAGTAA
- a CDS encoding DUF1501 domain-containing protein, translating into MSENDNKFDRRQFLQGGLIAGGSFLTPTPVERLLNLMTEGFIKKAHAETVGALGVRNYVNVMMVGAPYRYAFDHWIRTNSNEAVPEFNPMVSTKYVESGGRAVGVQYATIEADNKVLVPHMFSHNVTTSANPNRPLKDLLSNMMVIRGYGTGLDGHPFNASAQQTPVGGVASIGGLAADNSSKTFEAIQWPDRGDFGNYVSLQGKALNKLSGSPLVNLMQGFGAPQGGRVAGRDVKSRNRAAYELAQARLGAYAKSDRSGASIVKKNLANASALMKKGVSDIDSYWPGAVARYQNVILKSMRDTGTGNLPGISNLALLSSEDAMWKLHVASGNRGLVLSKDFDLRNSLGSIAAPAAWAESLALTEYVLTRGLVTSIDIQMGETSGLTLGEKGIAGTAAHHLIHDMHESGAMAGLFYTTAFFRGFAAGLLELIDRLKTVQVNGKDIWSETVVQLMSDFGRSARTNGSGSDHGFFQMITSVYSGAIKNGPFVVGNIKRAGMNASYSGTQGIGAAIDDYNQKGMPTPTMAASTVAALLRVPKNPYENLAASLVDFNGDQLRVLRTAKIVG; encoded by the coding sequence ATGTCTGAAAACGATAATAAATTTGATCGCCGACAGTTCTTGCAAGGTGGCTTGATCGCCGGTGGATCGTTTTTAACACCGACTCCGGTCGAAAGACTTTTGAATTTGATGACTGAGGGATTTATTAAGAAAGCCCATGCTGAAACCGTGGGTGCCTTGGGAGTTCGAAATTACGTCAATGTGATGATGGTCGGCGCGCCTTATCGCTATGCCTTTGACCATTGGATTCGCACCAATAGCAACGAAGCAGTTCCTGAATTCAATCCTATGGTTTCAACCAAGTATGTTGAATCCGGTGGCCGGGCTGTCGGGGTTCAATATGCAACGATTGAAGCAGATAACAAAGTTTTGGTTCCGCATATGTTTTCCCATAATGTCACGACAAGTGCGAATCCCAATCGTCCCTTGAAAGATCTTCTGAGCAACATGATGGTCATACGAGGCTATGGAACTGGCTTGGATGGACACCCATTCAATGCCAGTGCTCAACAAACTCCAGTCGGCGGTGTTGCTTCAATTGGAGGACTTGCCGCAGATAATTCATCAAAAACTTTCGAGGCCATTCAATGGCCTGATCGCGGAGATTTCGGAAACTATGTTTCACTGCAAGGCAAAGCACTGAATAAGCTCAGCGGTTCTCCTTTGGTCAATCTCATGCAAGGCTTCGGCGCTCCTCAAGGAGGCCGAGTTGCGGGACGTGATGTGAAGTCTCGAAACCGCGCAGCTTATGAATTGGCCCAAGCCCGACTGGGAGCTTACGCCAAGTCGGATCGCAGTGGCGCCTCTATCGTCAAAAAGAATCTTGCAAACGCCAGCGCTTTGATGAAAAAAGGCGTGAGCGATATCGATAGCTATTGGCCTGGGGCAGTGGCCCGCTATCAAAACGTCATTCTTAAAAGCATGCGCGACACCGGGACTGGAAATCTTCCTGGTATCAGCAATCTTGCTTTGCTTTCCAGCGAAGACGCCATGTGGAAGCTGCATGTCGCCTCTGGAAATCGTGGTTTGGTCTTGAGTAAAGATTTTGATTTGCGCAACAGCCTGGGATCCATCGCCGCACCGGCAGCTTGGGCGGAAAGTTTGGCGCTGACTGAGTATGTTTTAACCCGCGGGTTGGTCACCTCTATTGATATTCAAATGGGTGAAACTTCCGGGCTGACTCTGGGTGAAAAAGGGATAGCTGGCACAGCCGCTCACCACTTGATCCATGACATGCACGAATCAGGTGCTATGGCCGGTTTATTTTATACGACTGCTTTTTTCCGTGGATTTGCTGCCGGACTTCTAGAGTTGATTGATCGTTTGAAAACCGTCCAAGTAAACGGCAAAGATATTTGGTCGGAAACTGTGGTTCAGTTGATGTCTGACTTTGGGCGAAGTGCGCGTACGAATGGCTCTGGCAGTGACCATGGATTCTTCCAAATGATCACCAGCGTTTATTCTGGCGCAATCAAAAATGGTCCCTTTGTTGTCGGGAACATCAAACGCGCAGGTATGAATGCAAGTTACTCCGGTACTCAAGGTATCGGGGCTGCGATTGATGATTACAATCAAAAGGGAATGCCAACTCCAACGATGGCGGCTTCAACTGTTGCCGCCCTTTTACGTGTTCCGAAAAATCCGTACGAAAACTTAGCGGCCTCATTGGTTGATTTCAATGGGGACCAATTGCGCGTCCTTCGCACAGCAAAGATTGTGGGGTAG
- a CDS encoding phosphatidate cytidylyltransferase, whose translation MNLSISGALISIYSLLTVLTSVFAIVRWVKGPGKLITELIERTLSWWAMITVAAICLFLNDLVATLSLMTLSIFAFREIIGNYNLAEDHKKVLRICYCAIPIQYLLAYYNETSLFLTFIPVMMFLALSLRSVVSGTTENISRTMGVLHWSLMMTVFSFSHIALLYSHNLPLADQNQKYHLVLFLILATEINDVFQFTWGKLLGKTKVCPEISPKKTLEGLVGGVLSTTALSYTLAGFIGTTGTQAMILGALIATTGFFGDITFSAIKRDLNIKDLGNSIPGHGGLLDRVDSLALTSIVFFYAFKYLI comes from the coding sequence ATGAACTTGTCCATCTCTGGTGCGTTGATTTCCATTTATTCTCTTTTGACTGTTTTAACTTCAGTCTTCGCTATTGTTCGCTGGGTGAAAGGCCCCGGCAAACTGATCACTGAATTGATTGAACGAACTCTCTCTTGGTGGGCAATGATCACTGTGGCCGCTATCTGTTTATTTTTGAATGATCTTGTGGCGACCCTAAGCTTGATGACCTTGTCGATTTTTGCTTTCCGTGAAATCATCGGCAACTACAATCTGGCAGAAGACCATAAAAAGGTTCTAAGAATCTGCTACTGTGCAATTCCGATTCAGTACTTGCTCGCCTATTACAATGAGACATCTTTATTCCTGACTTTTATTCCCGTGATGATGTTCTTGGCGCTCAGCCTTCGCAGCGTGGTTTCAGGAACGACTGAAAACATCAGCCGTACCATGGGCGTTCTGCATTGGTCGTTGATGATGACCGTGTTCAGCTTTTCTCATATTGCACTTCTTTACTCTCACAATCTGCCCCTCGCAGATCAAAACCAGAAGTATCATTTGGTTTTGTTCCTTATCTTGGCGACAGAGATCAATGACGTTTTCCAATTCACCTGGGGAAAGCTCTTGGGAAAAACCAAAGTCTGCCCAGAGATCTCTCCAAAGAAAACTCTCGAAGGACTTGTCGGTGGTGTTTTATCCACGACAGCCCTTTCTTACACTTTGGCAGGCTTCATCGGCACAACCGGCACCCAAGCCATGATTTTGGGCGCCTTGATTGCCACCACGGGTTTCTTTGGCGATATCACTTTCTCAGCTATTAAGCGTGACTTGAACATCAAGGATCTGGGTAATTCAATTCCAGGCCACGGAGGCCTTTTGGATCGCGTTGATTCACTTGCTCTGACTTCGATTGTTTTCTTTTATGCATTTAAATATCTGATTTAA
- a CDS encoding inositol monophosphatase family protein, with protein MKNTVESMNWDQVLGTAIKAVSLGREVLLNYFGNLEHIEEKFQAGLVSEADKESERVIAEHLRKNFPSIEFLGEESYAAGAKVQWQSAGAKGRWILDPLDGTTNYIHRFPIFCISLGLEIDGEIQLAVIDVPMLKETYTAIRGKGAFVNGRPLSVSKTTDFKNAFLATGFVAEHEHIITEQLKIFEHIVRKCRGVRRPGAAAYDLCQVARGVFDGYWERNIQPWDAAAGILLVEEAGGKVTTYRGDKYNPYKNSIIAGTPAVVEQLQKELAPFIKDETH; from the coding sequence ATGAAAAATACCGTAGAATCAATGAATTGGGACCAGGTCTTAGGTACGGCTATCAAGGCTGTCAGCCTGGGGCGCGAAGTGCTTCTCAATTATTTCGGCAACTTAGAACATATCGAAGAAAAGTTCCAGGCGGGTTTGGTGAGTGAAGCCGACAAAGAATCGGAACGAGTCATCGCAGAGCATCTCAGGAAAAATTTTCCGTCCATAGAGTTCTTGGGTGAAGAGTCTTATGCAGCTGGGGCTAAGGTCCAGTGGCAATCAGCGGGTGCGAAGGGCCGCTGGATCTTGGATCCCTTGGATGGCACCACCAATTACATTCATCGCTTTCCAATTTTTTGCATTAGCTTAGGCTTGGAGATCGACGGAGAAATTCAGTTGGCCGTGATTGATGTGCCGATGTTGAAGGAGACGTACACGGCGATCCGTGGCAAAGGTGCCTTCGTCAATGGACGTCCGTTGAGTGTGAGCAAAACAACAGATTTCAAAAACGCCTTCTTGGCAACTGGCTTTGTCGCAGAACACGAACACATCATTACCGAGCAGCTCAAAATATTTGAACACATCGTCCGTAAGTGCCGAGGTGTGCGCCGACCTGGCGCCGCTGCCTATGATCTGTGTCAGGTGGCCCGTGGTGTTTTTGATGGCTACTGGGAACGCAATATTCAGCCCTGGGATGCAGCGGCTGGAATACTGTTGGTGGAAGAGGCGGGCGGAAAAGTGACCACTTATCGTGGCGACAAATACAACCCGTACAAAAACTCAATCATCGCGGGAACTCCCGCTGTGGTGGAGCAGCTGCAAAAGGAGCTTGCTCCATTTATTAAGGACGAAACTCACTAG
- a CDS encoding co-chaperone GroES: MAKKKSSAKQTKLVKKTSPKKAVKKAAPKKKPVVKKAAPKAAAKKKATPAKKAAKKVAPKAAAKKVAAKKTVAKKTVAKKATVKPAAKKVVKAANKANAAAKTAVAKPANQHLFRTPAPAKVLDLSNFVTPLDDRLIVQLSGAEKMTAGGLYIPDSVSDVSGNLQGTVVAAGRGHISKKGHLRPMDVKVGDKIVFAEYAGSKIKIQNEDLVIIREGDVMGVVAK, translated from the coding sequence GTGGCTAAGAAGAAATCTTCTGCTAAGCAAACCAAGCTAGTAAAAAAAACTTCACCTAAGAAGGCTGTAAAAAAGGCCGCTCCGAAAAAGAAACCAGTCGTAAAAAAAGCAGCACCGAAGGCTGCAGCTAAGAAGAAAGCTACTCCGGCTAAAAAAGCTGCGAAGAAAGTGGCTCCTAAAGCTGCCGCGAAGAAGGTCGCTGCAAAAAAAACGGTCGCTAAGAAAACTGTTGCGAAGAAAGCAACTGTGAAGCCAGCTGCAAAAAAAGTTGTGAAAGCAGCTAACAAGGCAAACGCTGCCGCGAAGACTGCTGTAGCAAAACCTGCGAATCAACATTTGTTCAGAACACCAGCTCCAGCGAAAGTGTTGGATCTGAGTAACTTTGTGACTCCTTTGGATGATCGTTTGATCGTACAGTTGTCGGGCGCAGAGAAAATGACCGCAGGTGGTTTGTATATTCCGGACTCAGTTTCTGATGTTTCTGGTAATTTGCAGGGGACCGTTGTCGCCGCAGGTCGCGGTCATATCAGCAAAAAAGGCCACCTTCGTCCTATGGACGTCAAGGTCGGAGACAAGATTGTCTTTGCTGAGTACGCAGGATCTAAAATCAAAATTCAAAATGAAGACCTTGTCATCATTCGCGAAGGCGATGTGATGGGCGTGGTTGCAAAATAA
- a CDS encoding KamA family radical SAM protein translates to MKFHFPKSPKPEHIAASDWNNWTWQLRHSLKTLGDFEKHFELSADERAAFTEGKELFNIRTTPYYASLSGGPGESIRQILMPQRFEIEEGSQQMLDPLGERKNNPAPRVIHRYSDRVLFLITDICSVYCRFCTRKHFTGQEQAFIRNEEYEQALAYIKAHTGIREVILSGGDPLTVGDAQLDRVLSDLRKIDHIEIIRIGSRMPVVCPMRITEDLVKILKKHKPVFLMSHFNHPNELTEEAAAALELLVDNGVPVMNQMVLLNGINNHAALVQALNRRLLYLRVKPYYMFQCDPSIGTDHLRTSVEDSLEIQKELWGHLSGLAMPNLSLDIPNGGGKAYLVPNFQTAHEGQTRHFTGWDGVDAQYVSPSADKIKKPLLGSYMEEWSHLKCGKSQND, encoded by the coding sequence ATGAAGTTTCATTTCCCGAAGAGTCCCAAACCAGAACACATTGCCGCCTCCGATTGGAATAATTGGACGTGGCAGCTTCGCCATTCCTTGAAGACTCTGGGTGATTTTGAAAAGCATTTTGAGCTCAGCGCTGATGAGCGCGCCGCCTTCACGGAGGGCAAAGAACTCTTCAATATCCGCACGACTCCTTATTATGCCAGTTTGTCTGGTGGCCCGGGCGAATCCATTCGCCAGATTTTGATGCCTCAGCGTTTTGAGATCGAAGAAGGTTCCCAGCAAATGCTTGATCCTTTGGGGGAGCGAAAGAACAATCCGGCCCCACGCGTGATTCATCGTTATTCTGATCGCGTGCTTTTTCTGATCACGGATATTTGCAGCGTTTACTGCCGTTTCTGCACGCGCAAGCATTTTACCGGTCAAGAGCAGGCCTTCATTCGCAACGAAGAGTACGAACAAGCTTTGGCCTATATCAAAGCTCACACGGGCATTCGCGAAGTGATTCTGTCGGGCGGGGATCCTTTGACAGTCGGGGATGCTCAACTTGATCGAGTGCTGAGTGATCTGCGCAAGATTGATCATATCGAAATCATTCGGATCGGATCGCGCATGCCCGTAGTCTGTCCGATGCGTATCACTGAGGATCTTGTAAAGATTTTGAAAAAGCATAAGCCTGTCTTTTTGATGTCACACTTTAATCATCCGAATGAGTTGACCGAAGAGGCCGCGGCCGCTTTGGAATTGCTGGTGGATAATGGTGTGCCAGTGATGAATCAGATGGTGCTATTGAATGGTATCAATAATCACGCAGCCTTGGTGCAGGCCTTAAACCGACGCTTGCTGTATTTGCGAGTGAAGCCCTATTACATGTTCCAATGTGACCCTTCGATTGGAACAGATCATTTGCGCACCTCTGTTGAAGACTCTTTAGAAATTCAAAAAGAGCTGTGGGGGCACCTGTCGGGTTTGGCGATGCCGAATTTATCTTTGGATATTCCAAATGGCGGCGGGAAGGCTTATCTTGTCCCGAACTTCCAAACCGCTCACGAAGGACAGACTCGTCACTTCACCGGCTGGGACGGAGTCGATGCTCAATACGTCAGTCCTTCTGCCGATAAAATAAAAAAACCACTCTTAGGTTCTTACATGGAAGAGTGGTCTCATCTAAAATGTGGAAAATCGCAAAACGATTAA